Proteins found in one Muntiacus reevesi chromosome 2, mMunRee1.1, whole genome shotgun sequence genomic segment:
- the PAM16 gene encoding mitochondrial import inner membrane translocase subunit TIM16 isoform X2, translating into MAKYLAQIIVMGAQVVGRAFARALRQEFAASRAAADARGRAGHQSAAASNLSGLSLQEAQQILNVSKLSPEEIQKNYEHLFKVNDKSVGGSFYLQSKVVRAKERLEEELRIQAQEDRERQQPPKT; encoded by the exons ATG GCCAAGTACCTGGCCCAGATCATTGTGATGGGCGCGCaggtggtgggcagggcctttgCCCGGGCCCTGCGGCAGGAGTTTGCAG CCAGCCGAGCAGCGGCAGACGCCCGGGGACGCGCAGGACACCAGTCTGCAGCCGCCTCCAACCTCTCGGGCCTCAGCCTCCAGGAAGCACAGCAGATTCTCAATGTCTCCAAGCTGAGCCCCGAGGAGATCCAGAAG AACTACGAACACCTATTCAAGGTGAACGATAAATCCGTGGGTGGCTCCTTCTATCTGCAGTCAAAG GTGGTCCGAGCGAAGGAGCGTCTTGAGGAGGAACTCAGAATCCAGGCCCAGGAGGACAGGGAGAGACAGCAGCCGCCCAAAACGTGA
- the PAM16 gene encoding mitochondrial import inner membrane translocase subunit TIM16 isoform X1 gives MAKYLAQIIVMGAQVVGRAFARALRQEFAASRAAADARGRAGHQSAAASNLSGLSLQEAQQILNVSKLSPEEIQKGLTVSPPLQNYEHLFKVNDKSVGGSFYLQSKVVRAKERLEEELRIQAQEDRERQQPPKT, from the exons ATG GCCAAGTACCTGGCCCAGATCATTGTGATGGGCGCGCaggtggtgggcagggcctttgCCCGGGCCCTGCGGCAGGAGTTTGCAG CCAGCCGAGCAGCGGCAGACGCCCGGGGACGCGCAGGACACCAGTCTGCAGCCGCCTCCAACCTCTCGGGCCTCAGCCTCCAGGAAGCACAGCAGATTCTCAATGTCTCCAAGCTGAGCCCCGAGGAGATCCAGAAG GGACTCACCGTCTCCCCTCCTCTGCAGAACTACGAACACCTATTCAAGGTGAACGATAAATCCGTGGGTGGCTCCTTCTATCTGCAGTCAAAG GTGGTCCGAGCGAAGGAGCGTCTTGAGGAGGAACTCAGAATCCAGGCCCAGGAGGACAGGGAGAGACAGCAGCCGCCCAAAACGTGA